The Haemorhous mexicanus isolate bHaeMex1 chromosome 5, bHaeMex1.pri, whole genome shotgun sequence genome contains a region encoding:
- the SMIM30 gene encoding small integral membrane protein 30, which produces MPSTESTSKLFLVLVSLLLVLPVVEALDAGDTIAFLLGLAVSVVGFCACLGLYARRRNGQQ; this is translated from the coding sequence ATGCCTTCAACCGAGAGCACCTCAAAGCTTTTCCTGGTCCTCgtgtcactgctgctggtgctgccagtAGTTGAAGCCCTGGACGCGGGAGATACGATTGCCTTCCTCCTGGGCCTCGCTGTCAGTGTTGTCGGATTCTGCGCCTGCCTTGGCTTGTACGCAAGGAGAAGGAATGGGCAGCAGTGA